A window from Drosophila nasuta strain 15112-1781.00 chromosome 3, ASM2355853v1, whole genome shotgun sequence encodes these proteins:
- the LOC132793583 gene encoding myb-like protein Q: MQLKSPRTRTMASIQNEELATHNRITPLCNTSNNNNNYANSIDNNHNVGPSSTSASSGNLAHAPDERGTSSKRESLEARKQNLELRLSEKSWLLQQIQKHEAAIIHGNYEHMTINEFFAQLAQQYKHEQQLQQLGKDNNNGSALLRRKQSTSSNNNITNNNNTINNNNNINNNRHSETHSNRSSEYDNYQPAGSGGGMGDMLVIGVAQQQSQQHPHVKSALKKRPTPTPTAQIQMQYAAQTAQRQQLPQQQQQQQQQHLLLHHMDAFAYQQQQQQQRSQTDVISMYSANSSNVATLRQQHVAPQQQPIIVQCDKYYLSPTHQSYSEGGFIKSSQNIKKYVSPLASPSAISYEQSSLQHQQHQRQLDAISLAPSYMSVEMESVQQHQQQQYRWRSQSHIAALTPPHPHQQQSQNQAMNAMAAETKSHSSDMLAAPLQRYNSKAGKPLDEISLCSTTIEKKPKSKQWLESSLDGPAVVRQIESSAHSPVSSNGSSAAAASAGAAKPRIKLSSQSMSVSGRHYSMSGQRGTHNYAPAGYAAAGNAKALQHADERFAKLSQSTSYLNAMEQTVGISTSYALEPLDIPPFRHLPPKPNHSQQPTPPPRPPPVSSNNNNNNNNNNNSPNVNNNLSTALVSPPLTVVTATVAAAASLSPDIRIESPKNMTVVQQATFQPYKEVTKPFEMSDFYKYSTKFKQKEVGRPE; encoded by the coding sequence atgcaattaaaatcgCCACGGACGAGGACTATGGCCAGTATTCAAAATGAGGAACTGGCAACGCATAACCGAATCACCCCCCTTTGCAACActagcaacaataacaacaattacgCTAATAGTATTGACAACAATCATAATGTTGGCCCAAGTAGTACTTCCGCGTCTAGCGGAAATCTCGCACATGCTCCTGATGAACGGGGAACGAGCAGTAAGCGAGAATCGCTGGAAGCGCGTAAGCAAAACCTTGAGTTGCGCCTAAGCGAGAAGAGCTGGCTGCTCCAGCAGATCCAAAAGCATGAAGCCGCCATCATTCATGGCAACTATGAGCATATGACGATCAATGAGTTCTTTGCCCAGTTGGCGCAGCAGTATAAGCAtgagcagcagttgcaacaactgggcaaggacaacaacaacgggaGCGCTCTGTTGCGGCGCAAACAGAgtacaagcagcaacaacaacatcaccaacaacaacaacaccattaataacaacaataatatcaACAATAATCGACACTCGGAGACGCATTCGAATCGCAGCTCCGAGTATGATAATTATCAGCCAGCTGGCAGCGGTGGCGGCATGGGCGATATGCTGGTCATAGGCGTGGcacagcagcagtcgcagcagcatcCGCATGTGAAGAGCGCCCTCAAGAAGCGTCCCACACCCACGCCCACCGCCCAGATACAGATGCAGTACGCAGCACAGACGGCACAGCGACAACAgttgccacaacagcaacagcagcagcaacaacaacatctgctGCTGCATCACATGGATGCTTTTGCctatcaacagcagcagcaacagcaacgctcGCAGACCGATGTCATCTCGATGTACTCGGCCAACTCGTCGAACGTGGCCACCTTGAGGCAACAGCATGTGGCGCCCCAGCAACAACCCATCATTGTGCAGTGCGACAAGTATTATTTGTCGCCCACACATCAGAGCTACAGCGAGGGTGGCTTCATCAAATCGAGTCAGAACATCAAGAAGTATGTGTCGCCCCTTGCCTCGCCCAGCGCCATTAGCTACGAGCAATCCTCGttgcagcatcaacagcatcagcgACAACTCGATGCCATTTCGCTGGCGCCCAGTTACATGTCCGTAGAGATGGAGAGCgtgcaacagcatcaacagcagcaatatcGCTGGCGTTCACAATCGCATATTGCCGCCTTGACGCCACCGCATccacatcagcagcagtcgcagAATCAGGCTATGAACGCCATGGCAGCGGAAACCAAATCGCATTCGAGCGACATGTTGGCGGCGCCACTGCAACGCTACAACAGCAAGGCTGGCAAGCCACTCGATGAGATCTCGTTGTGCTCGACGACCATCGAGAAGAAGCCCAAGTCCAAGCAGTGGCTGGAATCGTCACTGGACGGGCCAGCAGTGGTGCGTCAAATCGAATCCTCGGCACACAGTCCGGTgagcagcaatggcagcagcgCAGCCGCAGCCTCAGCAGGTGCCGCCAAGCCGCGCATTAAACTCTCCTCGCAATCGATGTCGGTGTCCGGCAGACACTACTCGATGTCGGGGCAGCGTGGCACGCACAATTATGCGCCAGCTGGCTATGCGGCAGCTGGCAATGCCAAGGCGTTGCAGCATGCAGACGAACGGTTTGCCAAGCTCAGTCAATCCACCTCGTATCTGAATGCCATGGAACAGACTGTGGGCATATCCACGTCGTATGCGCTGGAGCCACTTGATATACCGCCATTTAGGCATCTGCCGCCCAAGCCCAATCACAGCCAGCAGCCAACGCCGCCGCCTCGTCCGCCACcagtcagcagcaacaacaataataataacaataacaataataacagtcCGAATGTTAACAACAACTTGTCCACTGCGCTGGTGTCGCCACCGTTGACTGTGGTCACAGCGACAGTTGCAGCGGCAGCCAGTTTGTCGCCCGATATTCGCATCGAGTCGCCGAAGAACATGACTGTGGTGCAGCAGGCCACATTTCAGCCGTACAAGGAGGTGACCAAACCCTTTGAGATGTCCGACTTCTACAAGTACTCGACCAAGTTCAAGCAGAAAGAAGTCGGACGACCCGAATGA
- the LOC132788516 gene encoding glycine--tRNA ligase: MSNPEIEKQLAPLRERVQEQGNLVRELKASGAPELDVKKAVAELKARKKVLEDKELALTPSVVSFDRARMEDLVKRRFFYDQSFAIYGGITGQYDFGPMGCALKSNILTLWRQFFSLEEQMLEVDCSMLTPEPVLKASGHVERFADLMVKDVKTGECFRLDHLIKQALEKLSKAKDATPALQAECEDIIIKLDGLNKQELADVLAKYNIKSPLTGNDLTEPIEFNLMFATQIGPTGLVKGFLRPETAQGIFVNFKRLLEFNQGRLPFAVAQIGNSFRNEISPRSGLIRVREFTMAEIEHFCDPALKDHPKFSNVASELLTLYSACNQMDGKSAQQATIGDAVANKLVANETLGYYMARIQQFLHAIGIKPECLRFRQHMGNEMAHYACDCWDAEILTSYGWVECVGCADRSAYDLSQHSQATGVRLVAEKRLPAPKTVEVSEIVPNKQTLGKTFKKDAKAITEALAKLSLDDIKQVETQLAAGGQYKLTLGDGASHELGNETISVKHATKTVHVEEFIPSVVEPSFGIGRIMYALLEHSFQCREGDEQRCYFTLPPIVAPIKCSILPLSNNAEFQPYTQKLAAALTKAELSHKVDDSSGSIGRRYARTDEIAIPYGITVDFDTLKEPHTVTLRDRNTMKQVRLALDAVVGVVKDLATARLSWSQVLEQYPAFEQQETTK, translated from the coding sequence ATGTCAAATCCAGAGATTGAAAAACAACTCGCTCCACTGCGAGAGCGAGTCCAGGAGCAGGGCAACCTAGTGCGTGAGTTGAAGGCCAGTGGAGCCCCTGAATTGGATGTGAAGAAGGCGGTGGCTGAGCTCAAGGCTCGCAAGAAGGTGTTGGAGGACAAGGAATTGGCTCTGACGCCCAGCGTGGTGAGCTTCGATCGTGCCCGCATGGAGGATCTGGTGAAGCGTCGCTTCTTCTACGATCAGAGCTTTGCCATATATGGCGGCATCACCGGCCAGTATGATTTTGGTCCCATGGGCTGTGCCCTCAAGTCCAACATTCTGACACTGTGGCGTCAGTTCTTTAGCCTGGAAGAGCAAATGCTTGAGGTGGATTGCTCCATGCTGACGCCAGAGCCAGTGCTGAAGGCTTCGGGACATGTGGAACGCTTTGCTGATCTGATGGTCAAGGATGTCAAGACAGGAGAATGCTTCCGACTCGATCATTTGATCAAACAGGCGCTTGAGAAGCTCAGCAAGGCAAAGGACGCCACGCCAGCGTTGCAAGCAGAATGCGAGGACATCATCATCAAGCTGGATGGTCTCAACAAACAGGAACTGGCCGATGTGCTGGCCAAGTACAACATTAAATCCCCGCTGACTGGCAACGATTTGACCGAACCCATCGAGTTCAATCTGATGTTTGCCACCCAAATTGGACCCACTGGTCTGGTGAAGGGTTTCCTCCGTCCCGAGACTGCTCAGGGCATCTTTGTGAACTTCAAGCGTCTGCTGGAATTCAATCAGGGTCGTCTCCCATTCGCGGTGGCTCAAATAGGCAATTCTTTCCGTAATGAGATCTCGCCACGTTCGGGTTTGATTCGTGTGCGTGAATTTACGATGGCGGAGATCGAACATTTCTGTGATCCCGCGCTTAAAGATCATCCTAAGTTCAGCAATGTGGCCAGCGAGCTCTTGACGCTTTACTCCGCCTGCAATCAAATGGACGGCAAGTCGGCACAACAAGCCACCATTGGCGACGCCGTGGCCAATAAACTGGTGGCCAACGAGACGTTGGGTTACTACATGGCCAGGATACAGCAGTTCCTGCACGCCATTGGCATTAAGCCGGAGTGCTTGCGCTTCCGCCAACACATGGGCAACGAGATGGCGCATTATGCCTGCGATTGCTGGGATGCCGAGATCTTGACCTCTTACGGTTGGGTTGAGTGCGTCGGCTGTGCCGATCGCTCTGCCTACGATCTCAGCCAGCATTCACAAGCAACAGGTGTGCGTCTGGTGGCCGAGAAGCGTTTGCCTGCTCCCAAGACCGTCGAGGTCAGCGAAATTGTGCCCAACAAGCAGACACTAGGCAAAACGTTCAAGAAGGATGCCAAGGCCATCACTGAAGCACTGGCCAAGCTCTCGCTGGACGATATCAAACAAGTGGAAACACAACTGGCGGCTGGTGGACAGTATAAACTTACATTGGGCGATGGTGCCAGCCACGAGCTGGGCAACGAAACAATTTCCGTGAAGCATGCCACAAAGACGGTGCACGTTGAGGAGTTTATCCCCAGTGTGGTGGAGCCTTCCTTTGGCATTGGCCGCATCATGTACGCGCTGCTGGAGCACAGCTTCCAGTGTCGCGAGGGCGACGAACAGCGTTGCTACTTCACGCTGCCACCAATAGTGGCACCTATCAAGTGCTCCATCTTGCCGCTGTCCAACAATGCCGAATTCCAGCCGTACACACAGAAATTGGCCGCAGCCTTGACGAAGGCGGAACTGTCACACAAGGTGGATGACTCGAGTGGCTCGATTGGACGTCGTTACGCGAGGACCGATGAGATTGCCATTCCCTATGGCATCACAGTTGATTTTGATACACTGAAGGAGCCGCATACGGTGACGTTGCGTGATCGCAACACCATGAAGCAGGTGCGTTTGGCCTTGGATGCTGTTGTGGGCGTTGTGAAGGATCTGGCAACAGCGCGTCTCAGCTGGTCGCAGGTGCTGGAACAGTATCCGGCTTTTGAGCAGCAGGAGACTACCAAATGA
- the LOC132788515 gene encoding CTP synthase isoform X1, translating to MKYILVTGGVISGVGKGVIASSFGTLLKSCGLDVTSIKIDPYINIDAGTFSPYEHGEVYVLDDGAEVDLDLGNYERFLDVTLHRDNNITTGKIYRLVIEKERRGDYLGKTVQVVPHITDAIQEWVENVAQTPVQGSSKPQVCIIELGGTIGDIEGMPFVEAFRQFQFRVKRENFCLAHVSLVPLPKATGEPKTKPTQSSVRELRGCGLSPDLIVCRSEKPIGSEVKQKISNFCHVDPDQVICIHDLYSIYHVPLLMEQNGVIEFLNERLQLNIDMSKRAKCLQHWRDLARRSETVRREVNIAIVGKYTKFTDSYASVVKAVQHAALAVNRKANLIFIESCLLEQETQQKEPSNYHKEWQKLCESDGILVPGGFGSRGMEGKIRACQWARENRKPFLGICLGLQAAVIEFARNVVGLEDANSTEVNPETKNPLVIDMPEHHKGQMGGTMRLGKRTTIFTDKPSIIRQLYGNPKSVDERHRHRYEVNPQYVEQLEKLGLNFVGTDIEQNRMEVIELRNHPYFVATQYHPEYLSRPLKPSPPFLGLILASEGRLQSYIDRGCRLSPRQLSDASSDEDDVVNGLTRVTKKFDALKLPGTEEKPSQSGIKTNGYNGSESTSDNDLGAATDSACGGAMSDASV from the exons atgaaatacattttggtaACAGGAGGTGTTATTAGCGGTGTCGGCAAAGGAGTTATCGCCTCCTCCTTTGGAACATTGCTTAAGTCCTGTGGCTTGGATGTGACATCCATTAAAATTGATCCCTACATTAATATCGATGCAGGCACATTTTCACCTTACGAGCATG GTGAAGTTTACGTGCTGGATGATGGCGCTGAGGTTGATCTGGATTTGGGCAATTACGAGCGCTTCCTCGATGTGACACTGCATCGGGACAATAACATAACCACGGGCAAAATCTACAGACTTGTCATCGAGAAGGAACGCCGAGGCGACTATCTCGGCAAAACTGTGCAGG TTGTGCCACACATAACCGATGCCATCCAGGAGTGGGTGGAGAATGTTGCCCAGACGCCTGTGCAGGGCTCCTCGAAACCGCAAGTTTGCATCATTGAGCTGGGCGGCACCATTGGCGACATTGAGGGCATGCCCTTTGTGGAAGCCTTTCGGCAATTTCAGTTTCGCGTGAAGCGCGAGAATTTCTGCTTGGCTCATGTGTCGCTGGTGCCGCTGCCCAAGGCCACTGGTGAACCCAAGACAAAGCCGACTCAGAGTTCGGTGCGTGAATTGCGTGGCTGTGGCTTAAGCCCTGATCTAATTGTTTGCCGCTCTGAGAAACCTATTGGCTCGGAAGTTAAGCAAAAAATCAGCAATTTCTGTCATGTAGATCCGGATCAGGTTATATGCATACATGATCTGTACTCCATCTACCATGTGCCGCTGCTAATGGAGCAGAATGGCGTTATCGAGTTCCTCAATGAGCGTCTTCAGCTCAATATTGATATGAGCAAGCGAGCTAA ATGCTTGCAACATTGGCGGGATCTGGCGCGTCGCTCAGAGACTGTGCGTCGTGAGGTGAACATCGCCATAGTCGGAAAGTACACCAAGTTTACGGATTCGTATGCATCAGTGGTCAAGGCCGTTCAACATGCTGCACTTGCCGTCAATCGCAAAGCGAACTTGATCTTTATCGAGTCATGCCTCCTGGAGCAAGAGACACAACAGAAGGAACCTTCCAACTATCACAAAGAGTGGCAGAAGCTCTGCGAAAGCGATGGCATCCTCGTGCCCGGCGGCTTTGGTTCACGTGGCATGGAGGGCAAGATACGGGCCTGTCAATGGGCTCGAGAGAATCGCAAACCTTTTCTGGGCATCTGTCTGGGTCTGCAGGCGGCGGTCATTGAGTTTGCACGCAATGTTGTTGGCTTGGAGGATGCCAACAGCACAGAGGTTAATCCCGAAACAAAGAATCCGCTTGTGATTGATATGCCTGAGCATCACAAGGGCCAAATGGGCGGCACAATGCGTCTGGGCAAGCGCACCACAATCTTTACGGACAAGCCGAGCATTATACGACAGCTGTACGGCAATCCCAAGTCAGTTGACGAACGTCACAGACATCGTTATGAGGTGAATCCACAATACGTCGAGCAACTGGAGAAATTGGGCCTTAACTTTGTGGGCACAGATATTGAACAAAATCGTATGGAGGTGATTGAGCTGCGCAATCATCCGTACTTTGTGGCCACACAATATCATCCGGAATACTTGTCGCGTCCTCTCAAACCCTCGCCACCCTTCTTGGGTTTGATTTTGGCGTCGGAAGGTCGACTGCAATCCTACATCGATCGCGGTTGCCGGCTATCGCCACGTCAACTGTCGGATGCATCGTCCGATGAGGATGATGTCGTCAATGGCCTGACACGTGTGACAAAGAAATTTGACGCCCTTAAACTTCCTGGTACCGAGGAGAAACCATCGCAATCAGGAATCAAGACAAACGGTTACAATGGCAGCGAAAGTACATCGGACAATGATTTAGGCGCCGCAACTGATAGCGCCTGCGGTGGAGCCATGAGCGATGCCAgcgtttaa
- the LOC132788515 gene encoding CTP synthase isoform X3 has translation MAPKKSTIVLNVEQFIHDIEERPAIWNRNFHCNKAFLEQMWDELSGTHKLPSEVYVLDDGAEVDLDLGNYERFLDVTLHRDNNITTGKIYRLVIEKERRGDYLGKTVQVVPHITDAIQEWVENVAQTPVQGSSKPQVCIIELGGTIGDIEGMPFVEAFRQFQFRVKRENFCLAHVSLVPLPKATGEPKTKPTQSSVRELRGCGLSPDLIVCRSEKPIGSEVKQKISNFCHVDPDQVICIHDLYSIYHVPLLMEQNGVIEFLNERLQLNIDMSKRAKCLQHWRDLARRSETVRREVNIAIVGKYTKFTDSYASVVKAVQHAALAVNRKANLIFIESCLLEQETQQKEPSNYHKEWQKLCESDGILVPGGFGSRGMEGKIRACQWARENRKPFLGICLGLQAAVIEFARNVVGLEDANSTEVNPETKNPLVIDMPEHHKGQMGGTMRLGKRTTIFTDKPSIIRQLYGNPKSVDERHRHRYEVNPQYVEQLEKLGLNFVGTDIEQNRMEVIELRNHPYFVATQYHPEYLSRPLKPSPPFLGLILASEGRLQSYIDRGCRLSPRQLSDASSDEDDVVNGLTRVTKKFDALKLPGTEEKPSQSGIKTNGYNGSESTSDNDLGAATDSACGGAMSDASV, from the exons ATGGCGccaaaaaaatcaacaattgTCTTAAATGTGGAGCAATTCATACACGACATCGAGGAGCGGCCGGCGATATGGAATCGCAACTTCCATTGTAACAAGGCCTTTCTCGAGCAAATGTGGGACGAGCTAAGCGGCACCCACAAGCTGCCAA GTGAAGTTTACGTGCTGGATGATGGCGCTGAGGTTGATCTGGATTTGGGCAATTACGAGCGCTTCCTCGATGTGACACTGCATCGGGACAATAACATAACCACGGGCAAAATCTACAGACTTGTCATCGAGAAGGAACGCCGAGGCGACTATCTCGGCAAAACTGTGCAGG TTGTGCCACACATAACCGATGCCATCCAGGAGTGGGTGGAGAATGTTGCCCAGACGCCTGTGCAGGGCTCCTCGAAACCGCAAGTTTGCATCATTGAGCTGGGCGGCACCATTGGCGACATTGAGGGCATGCCCTTTGTGGAAGCCTTTCGGCAATTTCAGTTTCGCGTGAAGCGCGAGAATTTCTGCTTGGCTCATGTGTCGCTGGTGCCGCTGCCCAAGGCCACTGGTGAACCCAAGACAAAGCCGACTCAGAGTTCGGTGCGTGAATTGCGTGGCTGTGGCTTAAGCCCTGATCTAATTGTTTGCCGCTCTGAGAAACCTATTGGCTCGGAAGTTAAGCAAAAAATCAGCAATTTCTGTCATGTAGATCCGGATCAGGTTATATGCATACATGATCTGTACTCCATCTACCATGTGCCGCTGCTAATGGAGCAGAATGGCGTTATCGAGTTCCTCAATGAGCGTCTTCAGCTCAATATTGATATGAGCAAGCGAGCTAA ATGCTTGCAACATTGGCGGGATCTGGCGCGTCGCTCAGAGACTGTGCGTCGTGAGGTGAACATCGCCATAGTCGGAAAGTACACCAAGTTTACGGATTCGTATGCATCAGTGGTCAAGGCCGTTCAACATGCTGCACTTGCCGTCAATCGCAAAGCGAACTTGATCTTTATCGAGTCATGCCTCCTGGAGCAAGAGACACAACAGAAGGAACCTTCCAACTATCACAAAGAGTGGCAGAAGCTCTGCGAAAGCGATGGCATCCTCGTGCCCGGCGGCTTTGGTTCACGTGGCATGGAGGGCAAGATACGGGCCTGTCAATGGGCTCGAGAGAATCGCAAACCTTTTCTGGGCATCTGTCTGGGTCTGCAGGCGGCGGTCATTGAGTTTGCACGCAATGTTGTTGGCTTGGAGGATGCCAACAGCACAGAGGTTAATCCCGAAACAAAGAATCCGCTTGTGATTGATATGCCTGAGCATCACAAGGGCCAAATGGGCGGCACAATGCGTCTGGGCAAGCGCACCACAATCTTTACGGACAAGCCGAGCATTATACGACAGCTGTACGGCAATCCCAAGTCAGTTGACGAACGTCACAGACATCGTTATGAGGTGAATCCACAATACGTCGAGCAACTGGAGAAATTGGGCCTTAACTTTGTGGGCACAGATATTGAACAAAATCGTATGGAGGTGATTGAGCTGCGCAATCATCCGTACTTTGTGGCCACACAATATCATCCGGAATACTTGTCGCGTCCTCTCAAACCCTCGCCACCCTTCTTGGGTTTGATTTTGGCGTCGGAAGGTCGACTGCAATCCTACATCGATCGCGGTTGCCGGCTATCGCCACGTCAACTGTCGGATGCATCGTCCGATGAGGATGATGTCGTCAATGGCCTGACACGTGTGACAAAGAAATTTGACGCCCTTAAACTTCCTGGTACCGAGGAGAAACCATCGCAATCAGGAATCAAGACAAACGGTTACAATGGCAGCGAAAGTACATCGGACAATGATTTAGGCGCCGCAACTGATAGCGCCTGCGGTGGAGCCATGAGCGATGCCAgcgtttaa
- the LOC132788515 gene encoding mucin-19 isoform X2, translating into MAPKKSTIVLNVEQFIHDIEERPAIWNRNFHCNKAFLEQMWDELSGTHKLPKIVLKAKWKGLRDNFRVEYKRIPRADNGDFMVDPATFESKWLHYYALLFLTDHMRHRLPKNEQDQSYYFNQQSEDCEKTVVEPDLTNGLIRRLQDSDEDYDEDDIDGDAGDAGGDISDGSLDGMPTPPAAHQQTQLSTTPLATGALKAQEEAFAASHQHALLKAGLLRAQLMELELEKEAQDLSTKSTQVAPPIATPAALLQLPVDLELHAAPSHCSPPPVVTTTTTHSALTTPAQLAGTVLAPATTTSSTSSSVGGSGGSGAMGGKRSVSPPPLYNKAHHPLPTVTVGHHSASAAAKDDFTGGTVSGGNEHLNFTQHSYANGLIPALKLKRPRLSEDSNFNGSSTMDVPLVPEDDDYHYLLSLHPYMKQLTAAQKLRIRTKIQKLIFKELYKEDLEESK; encoded by the exons ATGGCGccaaaaaaatcaacaattgTCTTAAATGTGGAGCAATTCATACACGACATCGAGGAGCGGCCGGCGATATGGAATCGCAACTTCCATTGTAACAAGGCCTTTCTCGAGCAAATGTGGGACGAGCTAAGCGGCACCCACAAGCTGCCAA AAATTGTACTCAAAGCCAAGTGGAAGGGACTGCGTGACAACTTCAGAGTCGAGTACAAACGCATTCCACGTGCGGACAACGGCGACTTTATGGTTGATCCTGCCACCTTTGAGTCCAAATGGCTGCATTACTATGCGCTGCTCTTTCTGA CGGATCACATGCGTCACCGGCTTCCAAAAAATGAGCAGGATCAGTCGTACTACTTCAACCAGCAGAGCGAGGATTGTGAGAAAACGGTTGTGGAGCCGGATTTGACCAATGGACTCATACGCCGGCTGCAGGACAGCGACGAGGACTACGACGAGGATGACATTGATGGGGATGCAGGCGATGCTGGAGGCGATATCAGTGACGGCAGCCTAGATGGGATGCCCACGCCACCTGCGGCTCATCAACAAACTCAGCTGAGCACCACACCATTGGCCACCGGCGCCCTCAAGGCTCAGGAGGAAGCATTTGCCGCCTCCCATCAACATGCGTTGCTCAAGGCGGGACTGCTGCGTGCACAGCTCATGGAACTGGAGTTGGAGAAGGAGGCACAGGATTTGAGTACGAAGTCCACACAAGTTGCACCGCCTATTGCAACGCCAGCAgcgttgctgcagctgcctgTTGATCTGGAGCTGCATGCGGCACCGTCGCATTGCTCGCCGCCGCCCGTGgtaaccacaaccacaacccACAGTGCACTAACCACACCAGCTCAACTGGCGGGCACAGTGCTGGCGCCGGCAACCACAACATCGAGCACCTCAAGCAGTGTGGGCGGCAGCGGAGGAAGTGGAGCGATGGGTGGCAAGCGATCAGTGTCTCCGCCACCATTGTACAACAAGGCGCATCATCCGCTGCCCACAGTGACAGTGGGCCATCATTCGGCATCTGCGGCGGCCAAGGATGATTTTACTGGCGGCACAGTTAGCGGGGGAAATGAGCATCTGAATTTCACACAACACTCCTATGCCAATGGCTTGATACCGGCGCTGAAGCTAAAGCGTCCACGTCTGTCGGAAGACAGCAACTTTAATGGTTCCTCGACGATGGATGTGCCACTGGTGCCAGAGGATGATGACTACCATTACTTGCTCAGCCTGCATCCGTATATGAAGCAACTGACGGCGGCACAAAAGCTGCGCATTCGCACCAAGATACAAAAACTCATCTTTAAGGAGCTGTACAAGGAGGATCTCGAGGAATCGAAGTAG